The Setaria italica strain Yugu1 chromosome VIII, Setaria_italica_v2.0, whole genome shotgun sequence genome includes the window AGCGAGTAAAACAATCAAAACAATCATATTCTTTGGCAGACAGAGATGGTTATTGGTTACCTATCGTTCCTCCCTGGGGACGATGACACCACCGGCGACGACGGTGGCTTGTATGGTCCAAGaagccctgcgccgccgcttggTCGAACACCAAACTTCACCGGCGATGGCACCACTGCCGGTGTGGCTTGACGGCGCCGCCGGGTGGAGGAACTCTGCCGCAGCAGGGGACGGGGGCGTGCAGCGGTGGCGCGCGGGAGGGGACCGCCGGCAACACAGCTTGTCCACGGCACGCCGGGGCCAAGCGAAGgtaggcggtggcggaggcggcatcGCCGGCTTGCGGATGGGCCGGCCGAGTAATTTGCAGAAACACCCCTAACTGGATCGCGGactaataatcgcgatccaaacttTTTCAAATAGAACCCTactttggatcgcgattattgatcacgatccaaatatttacaaatagcaCCCTATAATCTTTCAAGAACCCCCCTGGATGGGATCGTCTTCTCCTCCTGCCCGTCTgccgccaccgtcctccccGCCGTCCGCCCACGCCGGAAGCGCTAAGCACCAGCTATCTCTCGCTCATCTGCTGCCGCGGCCACGAGAGGACGCCGGAGGCGCGCGGTGCCATTCGCCGCGTCGAAGCCGCGGCGGCAAGGCAAGCGATGGCGATGGACCGCCGGAGTGGCACCGGTGATCCTCCGGCTTTTGATACGGCGCTGGCCAGGCTCCTCCCTCCTGCGCTTCTGTTTCAGATTCCAGGAATCCCCCGGCTTTCACCACTCCTCCGTGTCTTGGTCAGAGACACGCACATGAACACATCACCTTAGCTCTCAGCCTCTGATGACAAATTCAGCTACCAAATGGCACGTCTGTCAGATTGTCATCAGCGCGATTCAGTTTCACCCAAGCAAAGGGATGAGCAAACACAGGCATCTAAACATTGAGGTGCCACATATAGGCTCACAAGCCACAGATGAACGAAGTAAAACTACAAGGTGACACACAACTTCGTCCTAAAAGCCACTACAAAAGCACGCTGCAATGTCAGTTACATGACTGAACGAAAGTCGGTGGTCAATGGCTCCCCGCAGTGGATGATCCTCCACGTGCAGCAGCCGCCGCAGACGCCAATGGCGACGATGGTGGGCTGGTGGCTTGTATGGCCCAAGcagccctgcgccgccgcttggTCGAACACCAAACTTCACCGGCGATGGCACCGCCGCTGCTGCGGTCGTTGCCCTTGTCCGTCTTCCTGCGGCCGCAGCTACTGGCATCAGTGCAGACGCAGCAGCCGGATTTGTGGCAACAGCAGCCACTGCCGGACTCTGTGCAGCAGCCGCCAATGCAGAGCTCAATGCCGCAGCTGCAAGCGCCGGGTTCTGCCCGAGCAATGCCGCAGCCTGCGCCGGGTCCCGCGCGTAGGCTGCAAGGTCccccacgccggcggccgctATGGCATCAAGCATCGGCTGCAACGCGGGCGCCTCTGCCGCCggtagcggcggcgccgggggtgCCTTGGCCTTCCGCGCGGGTTCATTGGCGAGCTGGCAATGCAGCATGCGCCCCTCGAACACGCGGTACGGCTCTgccaccgccgtcgcggcgccggccgccgcgcggtaCACGAACAGCGCGTACCCGCGGGACCTGCCCGTGTCGGCGTCGAAGCCGAACGGCCCGCCCTCGAGCTCCCCGAACCGCGCGAAGAACGCGCGCAGGCGCTCCGCGCCGGCGTCCGGCGCGACGTTGGTCACGTACACCCGCctcccggcgccgccaccgcacccGCGGGACCGGTCGGGGCCGGCCGAGGCGAACTGCGCCGAGACGTGGCGGCTGGCGACGAGGACGCGCGGGGCGTCCaggagggcgcggcgggcggcggcgcgggaggcgaaGGACACGAAGGCGTACCCTCTGCACCGCCGCCCGCGGTCCGCGACGGCGTGGCATTCGGCGAGGGCCCCGAAGCGGGAGAACGCCTCCGCGAGCGCGGCGGCATCGGCGCGCGGGGGAAGGCCGTGGACGAAGAGCCGGCGGTGGGACGGggacgcgtcggcggcggcgacgaggcgggcgCGCAGCGCGGGGTCGGACGCGGTCGCCTCCGCTAGGATGGCGACGAGGCGGGGCTTCGAGTAGGGCTCGATCAGGCGCCGCACGGATCccgccggcgaggacggcggcgaggggtcCGGCTCGGAGTCGGAGCCGGTTGCCGGGACGGGGtctcgccgctgccggcgcttGTGCTCGGTCGTGGAGGTGGTGGGATGGGAATGTAGGGGGAGGTCGGGGTTCTGCTCCTTGGCGGCTCTGTCCTTCCTCTTCCCCATGGCCGGgagggtcgccggcggcggcgaggtgtgATGGCAGAATGGAGGCAGTGTGGGACCCACCCCCTGGGCTACCGGCTCTTCGCTacttcttggcttcttgctgTGCCAGAGCAATTGGATTAATAAGATGTTAATGAACATTCTATCAAACTATCTGGGTGGTCTGGTTGGTTATCAGacaaatttaatttttttgattttCTTTCAATTTTTAGTTCAGTGCCCATCGTTCTTTCAAAGTTTCAATTTTTAGTTCAGCGTGCGTCGTAGAATCTCATTCTTCCAGCTTCACCTCTGTTTGAGAGCACATTTTTGTTCTGTCACAGCAAGAATCTCATTCTTTCAGCTTCACTTCTGCAAAGATTACTAGTTTGAATGTGCAACATCGTTTTAGCAGAAGTTCAGACTTTCAGTACACCCCCATTTTTCATCTGTGCCACCGGTTCCAGAAGGAACTCAGCGCCACAAACTGATGCGAAGTACTAATAGTCCGAATGTGCAAATCGTTTTAGCAGAAGTTCAGACTTCCAGTACACCTCCATTCTTTCACTTGTGTCGCAGCCTGCAGGCAATTTCAGTTCCAATAAACGCAGAAGAGTTGAGATGATGTATTAGTGCACTTCCACAATGAGTTTAGGATCACAAAATTGTATCAATGCATCTTGATAGTTTCAGGGGAAATAGACATGAATCATACCAGTTCCATCCCAAAAAAGCCCAGTTTCAGAGACCTGACTAAATAACACCGACACGGTTCAAATCAAACTAACGGTTTGCTTGCCTCTGCTTCTACCACACAAAAGGAAGTTGGCGAACCCATGCTTTTTTGATGTGCATAAAGAAAGCAAATACCTTGAGCTCTTATTAATGATTTGCACACCTTAAAATGCTAAACTGATTGCACACCTCGAGTTCTTTGCTTGGGCATACTACCTTTGCCTAGTTCTGTGAATTGTGATCCTTTCTCCTTTGCACACTTTGAAGGATTACTCGCATTAGAAGCAACCATCACCTGTTGCTTCCAGCTTCCAAGAACTTGTGCCTAGAAGGGCGATTCTGCATGAAAAGCGGAAGTAGAAGAACTTGTGCTAAATGGTGAGGCACGCaacttgaaaagaaaaacaatgttCTTTGCTTCAGCCACCCAATTTTGTGTTCCTACGCCTAAGGTAAGGTCCCCTTTATAATACCATCCCCATAAACTCATGGGGGCACACAACTCTCAGCATTAGCAGTACCACTTGCTAGCTTCTGCTACACAAGCAAACCCATAGGATACACACCTGAGAGTAATGGCGGACCTTGCAATCGGGATTTCCAGGACGGCGGTTCAGTTGCTGGCGGACAAAGTCAGGACCGCCATCAAGGAGGAGGCAGAGCAGTGGCAGATTGTGCAGCGTGATCTCGTGTTCATCACGGGGGAGTTCGAGATGATGCAGTCCTTCCTCAACGTCGCCGACGCGGAGCGCGTCAGGAACGATGTTGTGTGGACCTGGGTGAGGCAGGTCCGCGACCTCTCCTATGACACGGAGGACTGCATTGAGTTCGTCCTCCAACTGGACACAAAGAAGAGGTCCTGGTGGCTCCGGCTGTTGCCGTCTTGTGGCAAGACGGAAGCAGCGCTGCCAGTGGACGAAGCCGTCGCCAAGACAACACTGCTGAGGGCTCGAGTGGTGGACGTGAGCCAGAGGAACATACGCTACAACCTTATTGTAGACTCTGGCTCCAGACCCATCAATCAGCAGGTTCAAAGGGCTGCTGCCTCCAGCAAAGGTTCATTTGACATTCTCACCAATGCTGTTAAGAAGACTGGCCCCTTGGATCTTCCCGGATTGATCACTAGGGAAGGCGAGGACCTTCAAGTGATCTCGGTCTGCGGACCAGAAGGTGATCTTGGGAAAGTAGCCATCATCAGGAAGTTGTACGGTGATTCAAGAATCTACAAGGAATTTGAATGCCGCGCCTGGGTGAAGCTTATGGAGCCTTTTAATGCTCATGAGTTTATACGGACCTTGATGATTCAGTTCTTCGCACACTCTTTCTGCAGCCAAGAACAACAAGAAGGAAGCATAAAGGAGTCTGCTCATAAAATCAACACACATAGGTACCTCATCGTCCTTGAAGACCTATATACCATGGCACAGTTGGATACCATCAGATCCTACCTGCCGGACATGAAGAAAGGAAGCCGGATTGTCGTGTTAACCCACCAGCCGGTGATCGCAAGCCTATGCGCGGGGGAGCCGTGTCGAGTTTTTGAGCTCGTCCAGTTTTCACCATATCACTCTGTCCGCGTCTATTTCAAAGAGGTAAATCAATAGTGTACTttcagaaattaaaaaaaaatatttcatacaTGTTGCTGGCGCACCACTTTTTCGATTTTCTATATATTTTATTGACTATATATAGTGGGAGTTTGTAATACATGACACGAACAGAAGAGATATAACCCAGAAATATGAGCCACTTTATGAGGTCTAGGTTTTGGTTGCCCACATGCTCTAGCCTGGCTGGTATACAAAACCCACCTTAGCCTGCAGGCTAAGAAGAGAAAGTTGTTTAGTTGCCTGCAAAACATTAGTTGTATGAGATAAATGTGGACAAATAAGGGTTATTATGATATTTATTTTGTGCATTTTTAATTATTTGTGGAGCATTTATTTTATAAGCATCAATATTCGTTAAGCACAGTAATATCACTTGATATATCCTAACAGTGCAGTAGTAGCATCATTAGCTAGGCAGTTGTTGACTGCATCAAGCAAGCCAAGCTCTGCAAAAAATTCATGTTTCTACAAAGCTAGGCTGTCATACCATAGTAACTTGCAGGCAACAAAGCACTTCTGTATTCATCTTTTAGACCAGGCTAAGCAAAATGCAGGAAATCAAATTAACATGTTCATGATTACACATATCTCCTAGTGGACTCTCTCTTCTCTATTGTTCATGCTCTTATTTTTACATGACTGTTGTACAAATGCTGTTGGCACacaacaaatacatataaaaaCCATATACCAATTCAAGAACTGAATTATTGAAACCTATGTGCAGATTTCTATTGTCCCCCAATTAAACTTCCTTTTCTTTGTGTGTGATTGTGTGCATCGTTTGAAAACAGTGCTAGGTCTGCTTTAGTTTTGTGCGCTTGTCTGCCAGAAACATTGTTCCATAATTAATGAATATAACTTTTCCATGAATCAGGGAATTTTTCATACATGTCAATTTTCCTAGCTACTAGATTAGGTTGGCGATCTAATTTGACAGCCCAAAGCGGCCAAATGTTAGTTGAGAAATCttattttcacttttttttttgtcggtGCTTATCTTTTTACTCGCATTTATTGGAATAGGTGCTTATTTTAATTCAAAATAATTAATCCCCCTCTCTATTCTTCTTTCAACTTGTTTGTACATCCGTTTCTATATCTGCAGGGTTTCCAGCATGATAGAGTCTATTCCTTTATAAAGGAAGAACCCGACCAGTCATTGTGCAAGTATGGCCTTCTCGGACGTGACACTGAAGTGGGTGCACTTTTTGAGCAAATCCAGGAAGGTCGTCTTATTTCTTTGTGGGGAATGCCTGGTGTTGGTAAATCAGGACTCGTTTGGGACATCTACTGCAAATGGCGGACTAGTAATAATTCATGGAAGCATGCTTGGGCCAGTGTTTCCAATCCATTCAATCCCACAGACTTCTCCCGAAATTTACTTCTGAATTTACTTCCGAAATCAACTTCTTCGGAGGAAAGATATTCTAAAGCACATCAGGCAAAAGATCCCATCCAAGAATGTCGACACCTTCTACATGAACATGTGTACCTAGTCATAATTGATGGTTTGCAGTTCGAGGAAGATTGGGATTGGATAAAATCTAACTTGATAGGAAGCGGAGGTTCAAGAAGCTGTATCATCACCATTACTTCGGAAGAAAGTGTTGGCAAACATTGTGCAGTATCATCAAACAATGCAGTAGTGCACAATATCAAAGGTCTtgaagctgatgcagcccttgAACTGTTCAAAAAGGTGTGTTTTCTCACAAGCATTGTTCCATTTAATTTCCACTTATATCTACTAGCATAATTCCTTACTGTATCATACTATTACTAACTAGAAACTCTTTTTAGAGCCTCCATATTGAAACCTCAATAGGCACcatagaaaaatagaaaaatcctAAAGATTCTTACAAACAATGGAAACATCTAGATGTCAATTCAGGAGACTCTAAACATCATGGGCAATAACAACCAATAGATCTAATATGTTTTTTATAAATTTACCCATCTgtgctattataaaaaaatagtataAAGTAACTtcaaatctatatctaaattacttgTCTTAGCCAATTATACAAAAATCATCTACAAAGTCTATAGTACCCTAAGTCAACACAAAAAATTAGTGACCTATTCCATTgtgaaaaataatataaagtaactCCCAAAACTTTCATATAAATTACCTATATATGCCAGCATGAATAATATTATAATTTGACCCTCTAAAATTGTATAAAAATAACCCGCACTCGCCACTATTAAGAATCACTTAAAGTAGGAGGATCTCTTTTCTCTTCACATGAACTTAAAATGTAAAAGGTTTAATTTAGCGTGAGAGCTTATTTGTTAGTAAATGGAACCATAGCGAATAGGGGTAGGCAAAACAAAAACCAAAGGAGTGAACCAAAATGATCGAGACCTAACCTGAAAGAAACCGAAATCAAGATTTTCGGTCACTAATTGGGCCTTAGAGATTAACAAACCGAATTAAGtttactagtccatcaacccttgctcccgcacgggctaatatttttaaaagctattgtatttaaaaattatttagaaattaaactctagctaataatcaaaattatttaattactactctcttatttttcaatacttcaacataatacttatatagatatgtacctatctttatccagttgtgattgattttgaattaataattactctatgcattttttcatccatattcatattttttctattttgtatcacacctccaatcctccttacattatgtttagcatacaaatcaatatttttcatcaattcctcacatacttgtataaatagtctaaatggtggcactcatcatgtgtatatactttaacttagtatttttatattaacaatgacataaattgGTAATTTAGAATCCTTCTCCATGTTTAGTTTGTGATTCGGTTGGTTTGATCGTGAGTCACGACTGAGACCGAACCAAAGTAATCAAGACCGAATTGGCTTGGTGTCGATAATTTTTAGTAACTGAATAGCCTTTAATTTTGGTTAACCGAATTTTAGCAAAATCCGAAGAAGAGAACCGATCAGTCTCGGTAAACCGAATGCCCACCCTTGGTAGGGAAGTCATTCCATACAGGAATCTGTGCTCAATTCCTGCTTCCTTTATTTCAAATTTATATTACTTAGTTTGAGTATAGTTTAAATTTATACTGCTTACGTGGTCTTAAATAGGTGCTGGAGGAGAATGCATGCTATCTGGGACGGCGTATGGTAATTACAGCAGACCTTTTTATCTTGTCCAAGTGTGGCGGGCTTCCCAAAGTGATAGTTACTTTGGCAAGATACTTGGCCAGCAGACCAAGCAAAGACGTACTCGAGCAGGAGATGAGGCGTCTGAGTGACAACTTTATGCACGAGCTAGAGACCAACCCAGAGTTTGATTCCTTACGTGGCATACTTGCCTGGATGCATTCTTACTTGCATGCTTGCCCTCGGCATCTCAAGAAATGCATGCTTTATCTATCGGTCTTTCCTCAAGACAGGATCATCCGGAGGAGGCGTTTGGTGAGGCGGTGGATCGCGGAGGGCTACTCAAAGGGCACCGACAGCATTAGCATGGAGAAGTACGCGGAGAAGCTTTTTGACGAGGTTGCTGCACTGAGCATCGATATCATGCAGCCAGTACTGAAGGCAACAAGTAAGGTTATTGGGTACCGAGTCAATGGTTTCTTCCGCGAGTATATCATCTCGCGGCCGGTGGAAGAGAGAGTTTTCTTTCCAGTGGAAGTCTCTGCACTGGAGAAGGGGCATGGCCAGCTGACCACAGAAGCCATAGGACAGCACCTAGCTGTTGGGGATTCCTGGGACAATGACCGGTTTGTGTTCGAGGGTTTGGACTTCTCACGGCTACGGTCTTTGACAATGTTTATACTTTTTAAGCCATGGTACGTCTCGGACAGGATGAGGGTGCTTCGGGTGCTGGATCTAGAGAATGCAGTGGATGTATGGAATTCTCATTTTGAGGCGATAGGGAAGCTGCTGCCTCGTCTGAAGTTCCTCTCGCTAAGAGGACAGAGGGAAGTCTCGCGAGTGCCAGATTCCGTGGGTGAGCTGATGCAGCTGCAAACTCTGGATATCAGAGACACCTCTATA containing:
- the LOC111258143 gene encoding UBP1-associated protein 2B-like, whose translation is MFINILLIQLLWHSKKPRSSEEPVAQGVGPTLPPFCHHTSPPPATLPAMGKRKDRAAKEQNPDLPLHSHPTTSTTEHKRRQRRDPVPATGSDSEPDPSPPSSPAGSVRRLIEPYSKPRLVAILAEATASDPALRARLVAAADASPSHRRLFVHGLPPRADAAALAEAFSRFGALAECHAVADRGRRCRGYAFVSFASRAAARRALLDAPRVLVASRHVSAQFASAGPDRSRGCGGGAGRRVYVTNVAPDAGAERLRAFFARFGELEGGPFGFDADTGRSRGYALFVYRAAAGAATAVAEPYRVFEGRMLHCQLANEPARKAKAPPAPPLPAAEAPALQPMLDAIAAAGVGDLAAYARDPAQAAALLGQNPALAAAALSSALAAAAQSPAVAAVATNPAAASALMPVAAAAGRRTRATTAAAAVPSPVKFGVRPSGGAGLLGPYKPPAHHRRHWRLRRLLHVEDHPLRGAIDHRLSFSHVTDIAACFCSGF
- the LOC101779310 gene encoding putative disease resistance RPP13-like protein 2, with amino-acid sequence MADLAIGISRTAVQLLADKVRTAIKEEAEQWQIVQRDLVFITGEFEMMQSFLNVADAERVRNDVVWTWVRQVRDLSYDTEDCIEFVLQLDTKKRSWWLRLLPSCGKTEAALPVDEAVAKTTLLRARVVDVSQRNIRYNLIVDSGSRPINQQVQRAAASSKGSFDILTNAVKKTGPLDLPGLITREGEDLQVISVCGPEGDLGKVAIIRKLYGDSRIYKEFECRAWVKLMEPFNAHEFIRTLMIQFFAHSFCSQEQQEGSIKESAHKINTHRYLIVLEDLYTMAQLDTIRSYLPDMKKGSRIVVLTHQPVIASLCAGEPCRVFELVQFSPYHSVRVYFKEGFQHDRVYSFIKEEPDQSLCKYGLLGRDTEVGALFEQIQEGRLISLWGMPGVGKSGLVWDIYCKWRTSNNSWKHAWASVSNPFNPTDFSRNLLLNLLPKSTSSEERYSKAHQAKDPIQECRHLLHEHVYLVIIDGLQFEEDWDWIKSNLIGSGGSRSCIITITSEESVGKHCAVSSNNAVVHNIKGLEADAALELFKKVLEENACYLGRRMVITADLFILSKCGGLPKVIVTLARYLASRPSKDVLEQEMRRLSDNFMHELETNPEFDSLRGILAWMHSYLHACPRHLKKCMLYLSVFPQDRIIRRRRLVRRWIAEGYSKGTDSISMEKYAEKLFDEVAALSIDIMQPVLKATSKVIGYRVNGFFREYIISRPVEERVFFPVEVSALEKGHGQLTTEAIGQHLAVGDSWDNDRFVFEGLDFSRLRSLTMFILFKPWYVSDRMRVLRVLDLENAVDVWNSHFEAIGKLLPRLKFLSLRGQREVSRVPDSVGELMQLQTLDIRDTSIVALPPCITRLQKLQYIRAGTTIAFTQDDSLSSGEHSTPLSRRSNAMASRLLARFSRRGPDGSCRNGVEVPRGIARLKALQTLGAIHVNTAGDATFNEIDSLLSRDQLKKLELFRINRKTSIWNHWSSLHMAQHLESLSLQFEKSDHFVHWDYISLPRSLRSLKMHGHVEQVPPSIRDLGILVKLTLEKTTLFTTGEIKVIGSLPSLRTLRLRVNKDQDGELQFHSGLFSKLEVLEIACKWKLRVRFDIDAMEKLEQLKIHCLQGSEMQFSGLEHPVSLKQVWLMGSFDDALKVALGQQLVKHLKKPALKLEVEPRSSQESSEESN